One Brassica napus cultivar Da-Ae chromosome C2, Da-Ae, whole genome shotgun sequence DNA window includes the following coding sequences:
- the LOC106412718 gene encoding glucan endo-1,3-beta-glucosidase-like: MYEPFADMLEALRGSGLSVAFGPRNEAIQSLAQDPAAATNFVATWILPYKNDVAIKWITIGNEVFPGDIAPFVAAAIRNVNTALTNYGVSGIAVTTVVAMGALENSYPPSAASFLPDLTEIMTEISSILSQTNSPLMANIYPYFAYASDPKDISLDYAVFKSNTPVVIDGDLKYSNMFVAMVDGFNAALEKINARNVVVTVAESGWPTEGNPPYTSVDNARAYNLGLLTCGGATRMRTPRRPETTVDVFLFEMFRENQKQGPVEQSFGMFSPDMTPVYTLFCPA, translated from the coding sequence ATGTACGAGCCCTTCGCCGATATGCTCGAAGCTCTTCGCGGCTCAGGTCTCTCCGTCGCATTCGGTCCACGAAACGAAGCGATCCAATCCCTAGCCCAAGACCCCGCCGCCGCAACTAACTTCGTCGCCACATGGATCCTCCCTTACAAAAACGACGTGGCAATCAAATGGATCACGATCGGGAACGAAGTCTTCCCAGGAGACATCGCTCCGTTCGTCGCCGCCGCGATCAGAAACGTCAACACAGCGTTGACAAACTACGGCGTCTCAGGAATCGCTGTCACGACGGTTGTAGCGATGGGCGCTTTGGAGAACTCTTATCCTCCTTCCGCTGCGAGTTTCCTCCCGGATCTGACCGAGATCATGACGGAGATCTCATCGATCCTCTCCCAGACGAACTCGCCTCTCATGGCGAATATATACCCGTACTTCGCGTACGCGTCAGATCCGAAGGATATCTCTCTCGATTACGCGGTTTTCAAATCAAACACTCCTGTAGTGATCGACGGAGATTTGAAGTACAGCAACATGTTTGTGGCGATGGTTGATGGATTCAACGCGGCGTTGGAGAAGATCAATGCTAGGAATGTGGTGGTGACGGTGGCCGAATCTGGGTGGCCTACGGAAGGTAATCCACCGTACACGAGTGTTGATAACGCGAGGGCGTATAACTTGGGGCTCTTGACATGTGGAGGAGCTACCCGGATGCGGACGCCTCGTCGACCGGAGACTACGGtggatgtttttttgtttgagatGTTTAGGGAGAATCAGAAGCAAGGTCCGGTGGAGCAGAGCTTCGGGATGTTTTCACCTGATATGACTCCAGTCTACACTCTCTTTTGTCCCgcttga